The Mycobacterium sp. 3519A genome contains a region encoding:
- the mycP gene encoding type VII secretion-associated serine protease mycosin, translating into MTLVDRIARLCTACALVGMPVGTAPAAVAVTPPAVDDSMLPKPGPPTPPLPTEQRERCATAAPTQEAGLKARQLEGLNLQQLWRLSRGAGQTVAVIDTGVTRHRLLPHLIPGGDYVNTSDGTVDCDGHGTVVAGIIGAEPDPDGSDFSGVAPDATIISIRQSSNKFRATDDPTGSGFGDVDTLARAIRTAADLGATVINVSSVACLSAEGGLDDRPLGAALAYAVDVKNAVVVAAAGNVGGAGQCPTQNPARPGQADWDHVSVVVSPAWYDDYVLTVGSVDPDGTPSSFSLAGPWVDVAAPGEGVVSLDPDGEGLISSMTTSGDPTPISGTSYAAPVVSGIVALMRSRAPELTARQIMRRIETTARRPASGWDPVVGHGVVDALAALSTGATSPRTQHLERPLSHPSARPDDGRDFGFAVGGAAVCLAVSAATIAMTAATARLRRSRDAVPLD; encoded by the coding sequence ATGACACTGGTCGATCGGATCGCACGGCTGTGCACCGCGTGCGCGCTGGTCGGCATGCCGGTGGGTACCGCACCTGCCGCAGTCGCGGTCACGCCGCCCGCGGTCGACGATTCGATGCTGCCCAAGCCAGGACCGCCGACGCCGCCACTGCCGACGGAGCAGCGGGAGCGGTGCGCGACCGCGGCCCCCACGCAGGAAGCCGGCCTGAAGGCCCGACAATTGGAAGGGTTGAACCTGCAGCAGCTTTGGCGGTTGAGCCGCGGCGCGGGGCAGACCGTGGCGGTCATCGACACTGGCGTCACCCGACACCGATTGCTCCCCCACCTCATCCCCGGCGGCGACTACGTGAACACCTCAGACGGCACCGTGGACTGTGATGGGCACGGCACGGTGGTCGCGGGAATCATCGGCGCGGAACCCGATCCCGACGGATCGGACTTCAGCGGGGTGGCACCCGACGCCACCATCATCAGCATCCGTCAGTCCAGCAACAAGTTTCGCGCCACCGACGATCCGACCGGCAGCGGATTCGGCGACGTGGACACACTCGCCCGCGCCATCCGCACCGCCGCCGACCTGGGAGCCACCGTGATCAACGTGTCGTCGGTCGCATGCCTGTCCGCCGAGGGTGGATTGGACGACCGTCCGCTCGGCGCTGCGCTCGCCTACGCCGTCGATGTCAAGAACGCTGTCGTGGTGGCCGCCGCCGGAAATGTCGGCGGCGCAGGCCAATGCCCCACGCAGAATCCGGCGCGGCCCGGCCAAGCGGATTGGGATCACGTCAGCGTGGTGGTCAGCCCCGCCTGGTACGACGACTACGTGTTGACCGTCGGTTCGGTTGACCCCGACGGGACGCCCTCGTCCTTCAGCCTGGCCGGCCCATGGGTGGACGTCGCAGCGCCCGGCGAAGGCGTCGTCTCGTTGGACCCGGACGGTGAGGGTCTGATCAGCAGCATGACCACATCCGGTGACCCGACGCCCATCTCGGGTACCAGTTATGCGGCGCCGGTGGTGAGCGGCATCGTCGCGCTCATGCGGTCACGGGCGCCCGAATTGACGGCGCGACAAATCATGCGGCGCATCGAGACGACCGCGCGTCGCCCGGCATCCGGATGGGATCCTGTCGTCGGACACGGCGTCGTCGACGCGCTCGCGGCGCTCAGCACCGGCGCGACGTCCCCGCGCACCCAGCATCTCGAGCGGCCCCTGTCGCACCCCTCCGCACGGCCTGACGACGGTCGGGATTTCGGATTCGCCGTCGGCGGTGCCGCGGTCTGTCTCGCTGTGTCCGCGGCGACGATTGCGATGACGGCGGCGACGGCGCGGCTACGGCGATCCCGCGATGCTGTCCCGCTCGACTGA
- the eccD gene encoding type VII secretion integral membrane protein EccD — MPDSMCRLAVAHDSRCVDLALPTDAPVGVLLPAVVDLVGASVEGRRWHLSRVGLPRLDEAMSLRDNAVHDGELLLLTAADIPPPAELPDGPAQALTAAAAEQHTIPADVTTAAASLCVALLGVAASMWGGLTGDAVGHVVATGITTTGAAVGAVMLRRDPLRGAVLAAIAVMFGTAAGLLAVPSSPLPARLLLASALAATVSILLRRVADCADVLLSATATTGTLTSVAAACGVAGPIPVSATGAVLATSALVTLGVAPRLSIAATGLTPRLGDPDAGDDHTVEPRARAAQRALTGLVVGSAAATAVGAGLVVLDSIPERRSSAAVFALVVALVLALRARTHIDVVRRAGLIVCGAVSFTAGCAIVVAVAPHRAQWVCLLAAVTVAAMLCRPSAAANPLVRRTVDVLEYAALAAVVPTACWVGGAYSLIRALSLS; from the coding sequence ATGCCTGATTCCATGTGCCGGTTGGCCGTTGCGCACGACTCACGGTGCGTAGATCTGGCGCTGCCGACTGATGCGCCTGTTGGCGTGCTCCTGCCCGCCGTGGTCGACCTCGTCGGCGCGTCGGTCGAGGGGCGCCGATGGCATCTGTCGCGGGTCGGCCTGCCCCGGTTGGACGAGGCGATGAGCCTGCGCGACAACGCCGTTCACGACGGCGAACTGCTGTTGCTGACCGCCGCCGACATCCCGCCGCCCGCGGAATTGCCCGACGGGCCTGCCCAAGCGCTCACCGCCGCGGCCGCCGAGCAGCACACCATACCCGCCGATGTCACCACCGCGGCGGCGTCTCTGTGCGTGGCGCTGCTCGGTGTCGCGGCATCGATGTGGGGCGGCCTCACTGGCGATGCGGTCGGCCACGTCGTCGCCACAGGCATCACTACCACCGGGGCAGCGGTCGGCGCGGTGATGCTGCGGCGCGATCCGCTTCGCGGTGCCGTGTTGGCCGCCATCGCCGTGATGTTCGGCACCGCCGCGGGTCTACTCGCCGTTCCCTCTTCTCCGCTGCCCGCCAGGCTGTTACTCGCATCGGCCCTCGCAGCCACCGTGTCCATCCTGCTTCGGCGCGTCGCTGACTGCGCTGACGTCTTGCTGTCGGCAACGGCCACGACGGGCACCCTGACCAGTGTGGCCGCGGCGTGCGGTGTAGCCGGGCCGATCCCGGTCTCCGCGACGGGCGCGGTGCTCGCGACGTCGGCACTGGTCACACTCGGGGTGGCGCCCAGATTATCCATTGCGGCAACGGGTTTGACGCCGCGCCTTGGCGATCCCGATGCAGGAGACGATCACACCGTCGAACCCCGAGCACGTGCCGCGCAGCGCGCGCTGACGGGGCTGGTCGTCGGGTCGGCCGCTGCGACAGCGGTCGGTGCCGGACTCGTCGTCTTGGACAGCATTCCCGAGCGCCGGTCGAGTGCCGCCGTTTTCGCACTGGTGGTCGCGCTGGTGTTGGCGTTGCGGGCACGCACGCACATCGACGTCGTCCGCCGCGCTGGCCTCATCGTGTGCGGCGCAGTGTCTTTCACCGCCGGCTGCGCAATCGTCGTTGCTGTGGCGCCGCACCGCGCGCAGTGGGTATGCCTACTGGCCGCGGTGACGGTGGCCGCCATGCTCTGTCGCCCGTCTGCGGCAGCTAATCCTCTTGTCCGCCGCACCGTCGACGTGCTGGAGTATGCCGCGCTTGCCGCCGTGGTTCCCACCGCGTGCTGGGTCGGTGGCGCTTACTCGTTGATCCGCGCGCTCAGCCTGTCATGA
- the eccB gene encoding type VII secretion protein EccB, which translates to MAGHSTKLQVSGYRFLLRRLEHALVRGDIRMADDPIRAQSLSFTAGGVIAAIIAAVCVVLAFLRPPGTLGDAQIVIVRESGAFYVRVGDLVHPVPNLTSARLIVGAPANPEAVSATAVDNAKRGPLVGIPGAPAGVSAPLRGDESGWAVCDEKSRTTVVAGPLSGSATAGVLVTPRSESAATTYLLYGGWRAQVDLRDRAVVRALRLDGVVPRPVSPALLDATPEAPPLRAPRIAGAGSPSPVRGMPVGTVVRIIRADAEEHYVLLAEGVQRISQVVADLIRFADSQDDRDIATVSPDSIAALPILDTVAVADFPERTGVSDGAIVCTRWQPGAAGAESSVVSVDSLPIGAMSLAQADAEGPSVDAFAMTPGRSAYVRATGVGGEGTNSGALYYVNDSGVVFGLADEDTAEHIGLGGAPVPAPWPVLSWLPRGPELSKSAASVERDSIAGSP; encoded by the coding sequence ATGGCTGGGCACTCGACGAAGCTGCAAGTCAGCGGGTACCGGTTTCTGCTGCGCCGGTTGGAGCACGCGTTGGTGCGCGGTGACATCCGGATGGCCGATGATCCGATTCGCGCACAATCGCTTTCGTTCACCGCGGGCGGTGTGATCGCGGCGATCATCGCCGCGGTCTGCGTCGTGCTGGCGTTCCTTCGCCCGCCGGGTACGCTCGGCGACGCGCAGATCGTGATCGTCCGCGAATCGGGTGCGTTCTACGTGCGGGTGGGCGACCTTGTGCATCCCGTGCCGAACCTCACCTCGGCCCGGTTGATCGTAGGCGCCCCGGCGAATCCCGAGGCGGTGAGCGCTACGGCCGTCGACAACGCCAAGCGCGGCCCCCTGGTCGGCATCCCGGGCGCGCCCGCCGGAGTTTCCGCACCGCTGCGTGGCGACGAATCAGGCTGGGCTGTCTGCGACGAGAAATCCAGGACCACCGTGGTCGCCGGACCATTGTCGGGCAGTGCGACTGCTGGCGTCCTGGTCACGCCGCGGTCCGAAAGCGCGGCGACCACCTATCTGCTGTACGGCGGGTGGCGCGCCCAGGTGGATCTGCGCGACCGCGCGGTCGTGCGGGCCCTGCGGCTGGACGGCGTTGTCCCGCGCCCCGTTTCGCCCGCGCTGCTGGACGCGACGCCGGAGGCGCCACCTCTGCGGGCACCCCGTATCGCTGGGGCGGGCTCACCGAGTCCGGTGCGCGGAATGCCGGTTGGAACGGTCGTGCGGATCATCCGCGCCGATGCCGAGGAGCATTACGTCCTGCTTGCCGAGGGCGTGCAGCGCATCAGCCAGGTGGTCGCGGACCTCATCCGGTTCGCCGACTCTCAGGACGATCGGGACATCGCCACCGTGTCACCCGATTCCATCGCGGCGCTGCCCATTCTCGACACGGTGGCTGTCGCAGACTTCCCCGAGCGCACTGGGGTGTCCGATGGGGCCATCGTGTGTACGCGGTGGCAGCCCGGCGCGGCAGGAGCCGAATCCAGTGTGGTGTCGGTTGATTCGCTGCCGATAGGCGCGATGTCCCTGGCGCAGGCTGATGCGGAGGGCCCGTCCGTTGACGCGTTCGCGATGACGCCGGGCCGCAGTGCGTACGTGCGGGCGACCGGGGTCGGCGGCGAAGGGACGAATTCCGGTGCGCTGTACTACGTCAACGACTCAGGTGTTGTCTTCGGCCTTGCCGACGAGGACACCGCGGAGCACATCGGTCTGGGCGGTGCGCCCGTGCCCGCGCCGTGGCCGGTGCTGTCGTGGTTGCCGCGTGGACCCGAACTGAGCAAGAGCGCCGCATCAGTCGAGCGGGACAGCATCGCGGGATCGCCGTAG
- the eccCa gene encoding type VII secretion protein EccCa has translation MEFFREPRLPAPPMAEGDLTVDPPPALPKAAPANAIARLLPVAMLVAAGGMMLLYFTSGGASAGRGPMFMFFPAMMAISVIGSLAYNARTANHTAQLNDDRRSYLEYLEGLDRTLAGTAASQHHSLHWTYPDPATLWTLVGSRRMWERSRQDPDYCQVRIGVGEQPLCTTLIAPPLGPVETQDPVTSAALGRLTRRRAVVADVPVVVSLRTASAMTVGADPDVARALLRAIVCQLAVLHSPDDVRIAAVVAPSAAADWDWLKWLAHHHHWRLADELGPSRMTYHSLPEAITACRPQDEGAAPHVVVVVDDGSAPMIEQPFTDGPRAHVDDSTRLDGLTVQQAALCARRLAPHRHSSDDADPTATMGWLDLMGVRELDSIGPAEQWSQPQRLRAPIGVSEQGDPVVLDIKEAAKGGMGPHGLCVGATGSGKSEFLRTLLLGMVVAHPPDVLNLVLVDFKGGATFLGMDRVRHVSAVITNLAEEAHLVSRMRDALAGEMNRRQEMLRAAGRFASVADYEQARRRGLTMPPLPALFIVVDEFSELLAQHPEFADLFVAIGRLGRSLGMHLLLASQRLDEGRLRGLESHLSYRVCLKTFSASESRAVLGIPDAYHLPSSPGAAYLKTADGQTIRFQTAYVSAPERVSPPPGSGPSPAPQVFTAAAAGPVMARPERAPAVGRSLMDTVLDRMADHGVAAHRVWLPPLRKSPALDALLACGPEEQSLSVPIGLIDAPFDQRYDVLTADLAGAAGNVAIVGAPQSGKSTALRTLLTALAASNDPSTVQFYCLDFGGGALTSLGAMPHIGAVAGRSDAELCRRVIADMEAVLRSREARFRRAGIDSITDYRRMRHDDDPFGDVFLVVDGWATFRQEFDALEPRVIGIAAQGLSFGVHLVLTATRWAELRPSLKDQIGTRIELRLGDPADSEMDRRRARQLGDLPPGRGITRDGKEMAIATPTAAVVTNAGSGRRAPRVELLPLQVSHDCADSGAEIVIGIGEAELKPVALDLVEQPHLIVLGEAECGKTATLRLLCREIMRVNDSGRAQIEIVDFRRTLLGAVESDHLSGYSMSAAALTARVGALLERLRARMPDEDVTQQQLRTRSWWSGPEIYLVVDDYDLVAGATGNPLTPLADYLPHARDIGLHVIVARRSGGAARAMFDPVLARMRDLGCMGLMMSAGQDEGVLLGSVRPSAQPPGRGTLITRGQPDQLIQVAWTDPPR, from the coding sequence ATGGAGTTTTTCCGCGAGCCCCGACTGCCCGCACCACCGATGGCCGAAGGCGACCTCACGGTGGATCCGCCGCCCGCGCTTCCGAAAGCCGCACCGGCCAACGCCATCGCCCGGCTGCTGCCGGTGGCCATGCTCGTCGCGGCGGGCGGCATGATGCTGCTTTACTTCACGTCGGGCGGCGCGTCAGCGGGCCGCGGCCCGATGTTCATGTTCTTTCCGGCGATGATGGCCATCTCCGTCATCGGCTCACTGGCGTACAACGCCAGGACCGCCAACCACACGGCGCAACTCAACGACGACCGTCGAAGCTACCTCGAATACCTGGAGGGCCTGGACAGGACGCTAGCCGGAACCGCTGCCTCGCAGCATCATTCGCTGCACTGGACGTATCCCGACCCCGCCACACTGTGGACGCTGGTCGGCAGCCGACGAATGTGGGAGCGCAGCCGGCAGGATCCCGACTATTGCCAGGTCCGCATCGGCGTCGGCGAACAACCGCTGTGCACGACACTCATCGCGCCCCCACTGGGGCCGGTCGAGACGCAGGATCCGGTGACGTCAGCGGCGCTGGGGCGGCTGACGCGCCGCAGGGCGGTCGTCGCGGACGTGCCGGTCGTCGTGTCCCTGCGGACGGCGTCGGCGATGACGGTGGGCGCGGATCCCGACGTCGCCCGCGCATTGCTGCGCGCGATCGTCTGCCAGCTGGCCGTCTTGCACAGTCCCGACGACGTCCGGATCGCCGCGGTGGTGGCTCCATCGGCGGCAGCGGACTGGGACTGGTTGAAATGGCTTGCTCACCATCATCATTGGCGGCTGGCCGATGAACTGGGACCCTCAAGAATGACGTACCACAGTCTGCCGGAGGCCATCACCGCCTGCCGACCGCAGGACGAGGGTGCGGCGCCACACGTGGTGGTTGTCGTCGACGACGGCTCGGCGCCAATGATCGAACAGCCCTTCACCGATGGTCCGCGTGCGCACGTGGACGACAGCACGCGACTGGACGGGCTGACGGTTCAACAGGCGGCGCTGTGCGCCCGCCGGCTGGCGCCGCACCGGCACAGCTCGGACGACGCCGACCCGACCGCGACCATGGGCTGGCTCGATCTGATGGGCGTGCGCGAACTCGACTCCATCGGCCCCGCGGAACAGTGGAGTCAACCGCAGCGGCTGCGAGCGCCCATCGGCGTGTCCGAGCAGGGCGATCCGGTGGTGCTCGACATCAAGGAGGCGGCCAAGGGCGGTATGGGCCCGCACGGCTTGTGCGTCGGCGCCACCGGATCTGGGAAGTCGGAGTTCCTGCGCACCTTGCTCCTCGGCATGGTGGTGGCTCATCCGCCGGATGTGCTCAACCTGGTCCTCGTCGACTTCAAGGGCGGCGCGACGTTTCTGGGCATGGACCGGGTTCGGCACGTGTCAGCGGTCATCACGAATCTGGCCGAGGAGGCGCATCTCGTCTCACGGATGCGGGACGCGCTGGCCGGTGAGATGAACCGCAGGCAGGAAATGCTCAGGGCGGCAGGACGGTTCGCCAGCGTGGCCGACTACGAGCAGGCGCGCCGCCGAGGGCTCACGATGCCGCCGCTGCCTGCGTTGTTCATCGTCGTCGACGAGTTCTCCGAACTGCTTGCCCAGCATCCCGAGTTCGCCGATCTGTTCGTCGCGATCGGTCGGCTCGGCCGTTCGCTGGGCATGCACCTGCTGCTGGCCAGCCAACGCCTCGACGAAGGGCGGCTGCGCGGGCTGGAGAGCCACCTGTCCTACCGGGTGTGTCTGAAGACGTTCTCCGCCAGCGAGTCCCGAGCCGTGCTGGGCATCCCCGATGCATACCACCTGCCCAGCTCGCCCGGTGCCGCCTACTTGAAGACGGCCGACGGACAAACGATTCGCTTCCAGACCGCGTATGTATCTGCGCCAGAACGAGTGTCGCCACCACCCGGATCTGGTCCCTCGCCCGCACCGCAGGTGTTCACCGCGGCGGCCGCCGGTCCGGTGATGGCGCGGCCTGAGCGAGCACCTGCTGTGGGGCGTTCGCTGATGGATACCGTGTTGGATCGGATGGCCGACCACGGCGTGGCGGCGCATCGGGTCTGGCTGCCGCCGCTGCGAAAGTCGCCTGCACTGGACGCTCTGCTCGCCTGCGGGCCGGAGGAGCAGTCGCTGTCGGTGCCGATCGGCCTGATCGACGCCCCTTTCGACCAGCGGTATGATGTGTTGACGGCCGATTTGGCAGGCGCCGCAGGCAATGTGGCCATCGTCGGCGCGCCGCAATCGGGCAAGTCGACCGCGTTGCGCACACTGCTGACGGCCCTCGCCGCGTCCAACGACCCCTCGACAGTCCAGTTCTACTGCCTGGACTTCGGCGGCGGCGCATTGACATCGCTCGGCGCAATGCCGCACATCGGTGCAGTCGCAGGGCGGTCCGATGCCGAACTGTGCCGACGCGTCATCGCGGACATGGAAGCGGTGCTGCGCTCGCGAGAGGCACGGTTCAGGCGTGCGGGCATCGATTCGATCACCGATTACCGCAGAATGCGGCACGATGACGATCCATTCGGTGACGTGTTCCTGGTCGTCGACGGCTGGGCCACATTTCGGCAGGAGTTCGACGCTCTCGAACCGCGGGTCATCGGCATTGCCGCGCAGGGACTCTCGTTTGGTGTCCACCTGGTGCTGACGGCGACCCGATGGGCAGAGCTGCGACCGTCGCTGAAGGATCAGATCGGCACCCGCATCGAGCTGCGGCTCGGCGACCCCGCGGACTCCGAGATGGACCGCAGGCGGGCGCGCCAGCTCGGTGATCTGCCGCCGGGCCGGGGGATCACCCGCGACGGCAAGGAGATGGCCATCGCGACGCCCACTGCAGCCGTCGTCACGAATGCCGGGTCGGGGCGGCGCGCACCTCGCGTCGAGCTTCTGCCGTTGCAGGTGTCGCATGACTGCGCCGATTCTGGTGCGGAGATCGTCATCGGCATCGGAGAAGCCGAGTTGAAGCCGGTCGCGCTGGATCTCGTCGAACAGCCGCATCTGATCGTGTTGGGTGAGGCGGAGTGCGGTAAGACGGCGACGCTGCGGTTGCTGTGCCGAGAGATCATGCGCGTCAACGATTCCGGCCGTGCGCAGATCGAGATCGTCGACTTCCGCCGGACGCTGCTCGGTGCGGTCGAGTCCGATCACCTCAGTGGATATTCGATGTCGGCCGCGGCGTTGACGGCGCGTGTGGGTGCACTGCTCGAGCGATTGCGGGCGCGGATGCCGGACGAGGATGTGACGCAGCAACAACTGCGCACTCGCTCGTGGTGGTCGGGTCCGGAGATCTACCTCGTGGTGGACGACTATGACCTGGTGGCCGGTGCCACCGGGAACCCGCTGACGCCGCTCGCCGACTACCTGCCACACGCCAGGGACATCGGGTTGCATGTCATCGTGGCAAGGCGCTCGGGCGGCGCAGCCCGGGCGATGTTCGACCCGGTGTTGGCCCGGATGCGCGATCTCGGCTGCATGGGGCTGATGATGAGCGCAGGCCAGGACGAGGGTGTGCTGTTGGGTTCTGTCCGCCCGTCGGCGCAACCGCCGGGGCGGGGTACGTTGATCACCCGCGGACAGCCGGACCAACTGATTCAGGTCGCCTGGACCGATCCGCCGCGATGA